A part of Cotesia glomerata isolate CgM1 linkage group LG4, MPM_Cglom_v2.3, whole genome shotgun sequence genomic DNA contains:
- the LOC123263402 gene encoding WW domain-binding protein 2 yields MSLNTAHANNGVLLHAGECILLFCDNVTMEFHGQEQPEFIGSKKGRIYLTTHRMIFNAKDQNEKMKSFSFPFVTLSEVELEQPLFGANYIKGKCRAQPNGNWVGECKFKLHFKSGGAIEFGQAMLRAASMAQRSGPGYDAPPPYQPPTSDWYAAPPPAYQAAPSGYYGWMPPTNAFPDMPPANSVYMTDMPPPYPGINTAPMQGGNPQPVGSPAWANPEYNPGYQQTGYPQPPNYAQSAGYYNNYPQNPPPYSPQGSYKPY; encoded by the exons atGTCATTAAACACTGCACACGCCAATAATGGTGTTCTTTTGCATGCTGGAGAATG TATTCTTCTTTTTTGTGACAATGTCACAATGGAATTTCATGGACAAGAACAACCAGAATTTATTGGTTCAAAAAAGGGAAGAATATATTTGACAACGCATCGGATGATATTTAATGCCAAAGaccaaaatgaaaaaatgaaatcctTTAGCTTTCCTTTCGTCACTTTGAGTGAGGTAGAGCTTGAACAGCCATTATTTGGAGCTAATTACATAAAAGGAAAATGCCGTGCTCAACCAAATGGTAATTGGGTAGGagaatgtaaatttaaattacatttcaAGAGTGGCGGTGCTATTGAATTTGGCCAAGCAATGTTGAGAGCAGCCTCTATGG ctcaaCGAAGCGGTCCTGGATACGATGCTCCTCCACCTTATCAGCCACCAACATCTGATTGGTATGCTGCTCCGCCACCAGCTTATCAAGCAGCTCCTTCTGGATACTATGGTTGGATGCCTCCCACCAATGCATTTCCTGACATGCCTCCag cTAACAGTGTTTACATGACGGACATGCCACCTCCATATCCAGGGATAAATACTGCTCCTATGCAAGGAGGAAATCCACAACCAGTTGGTAGCCCAGCGTGGGCCAACCCTGAGTATAATCCAGGATACCAGCAAACAGGTTATCCCCAACCACCTAATTATGCACAATCTGCCGGCTATTATAACAATTACCCTCAGAATCCACCACCCTATTCTCCTCAAGGATCATATAAACCGTATTAG